A single window of Ignavibacteriota bacterium DNA harbors:
- the truB gene encoding tRNA pseudouridine(55) synthase TruB yields the protein MLIKKETKKINLSELLDGAVLLIDKPKNKSSFFIVNEVKKKFGIKKVGHAGTLDPVATGLLIICIGKKTKEISRFQEMHKVYSGKITLGATTISMDSETELQQISENVFLEEKKIHEIKNSFIGEIEQIPPMFSALKYKGKSLYKYARKGIEIKREPRKVTVYNFEIKEINLPQISFEIECSKGTYIRVIANDFGIKTGFGGYLSELQRIKIGEFGINDALNIDELKEIEFIQNN from the coding sequence ATGCTGATAAAGAAAGAAACGAAGAAAATTAATCTTTCCGAATTGTTGGATGGAGCTGTTCTTTTAATTGATAAGCCAAAAAACAAATCTTCTTTTTTTATTGTTAATGAAGTAAAAAAGAAATTTGGAATAAAAAAAGTCGGACATGCAGGAACATTAGATCCCGTAGCGACCGGCTTACTTATAATTTGCATTGGAAAAAAAACAAAAGAAATTTCCAGGTTTCAAGAGATGCATAAAGTTTATTCCGGAAAAATTACCTTAGGCGCGACAACAATTTCGATGGATAGCGAAACAGAATTACAGCAAATTAGTGAGAATGTTTTTTTGGAAGAAAAAAAAATTCATGAAATTAAAAATTCATTTATTGGCGAAATTGAGCAAATTCCGCCAATGTTCTCAGCGTTGAAATACAAGGGCAAATCGCTTTATAAATACGCGCGAAAAGGAATTGAAATTAAACGCGAACCAAGAAAAGTTACAGTTTATAATTTCGAAATTAAAGAAATAAATTTGCCTCAAATTAGTTTTGAAATTGAATGTTCAAAAGGTACTTATATTAGAGTAATTGCAAATGACTTTGGAATTAAAACTGGTTTCGGCGGATACTTAAGCGAGTTGCAAAGAATAAAAATCGGTGAATTTGGGATTAATGATGCCTTAAACATTGATGAATTAAAAGAAATAGAATTTATTCAAAACAATTGA
- a CDS encoding bifunctional riboflavin kinase/FAD synthetase has translation MEIIRDISKELKISGSVATIGTFDGLHIGHQKIIKLLMEKSKQLNLKSVVITFYPHPRVVLGDRNDIKLLTPIEEKVKLFENFGIDFLLVVPFSKEFAKKTYQEFLNEIVIDKVKAKFLIIGYDHKFGKNREGDITKLKEYLKEKDLDMMIVGPEKSEENAASSTKIREALKSNNLDFANKMLGHYYFIEGVVVEGAKRGRTIGYPTANLKPSENNKLVPPNGVYFVRIKYDQKQYFGVANIGLRPTFNNVKEPITEVYIFDFNKDIYGENICIEFIKKIRDEVKFNSIEELEIQIKKDVEYSKSLISKTN, from the coding sequence ATGGAAATAATTAGAGATATAAGCAAAGAATTAAAAATTTCCGGCAGTGTTGCTACAATTGGCACTTTCGATGGTCTGCATATTGGACATCAAAAAATAATTAAACTGCTCATGGAAAAGTCGAAGCAGTTGAATTTGAAAAGTGTTGTAATTACTTTTTATCCGCACCCGCGAGTAGTTTTGGGTGATAGAAATGATATAAAGTTACTTACTCCAATTGAAGAAAAAGTAAAACTTTTCGAGAATTTTGGTATAGACTTTTTACTTGTTGTTCCATTCAGCAAGGAATTTGCGAAAAAAACTTATCAAGAATTTCTGAATGAAATTGTTATTGATAAAGTAAAAGCAAAATTTTTAATTATTGGTTATGACCATAAATTCGGCAAAAACAGAGAAGGCGACATAACAAAATTGAAAGAATACCTTAAAGAAAAAGATTTAGATATGATGATTGTTGGTCCGGAAAAAAGTGAGGAAAATGCTGCAAGCAGTACAAAAATACGCGAAGCTTTAAAAAGCAATAATCTTGATTTTGCAAATAAAATGCTTGGGCATTATTATTTTATTGAAGGAGTTGTTGTTGAAGGCGCAAAAAGAGGACGAACAATAGGTTATCCTACCGCTAATTTGAAACCTTCTGAAAACAATAAATTAGTTCCGCCGAACGGTGTTTATTTTGTTAGAATTAAGTATGATCAAAAGCAATATTTTGGCGTGGCAAATATTGGGTTACGTCCAACTTTCAATAATGTAAAAGAACCGATTACGGAAGTTTATATTTTTGATTTTAATAAAGATATTTACGGCGAAAATATTTGTATCGAATTTATTAAAAAAATTCGCGATGAAGTAAAATTTAATTCAATTGAAGAATTAGAAATTCAAATAAAAAAAGATGTTGAGTATTCAAAAAGCTTAATAAGTAAAACTAATTAA
- a CDS encoding right-handed parallel beta-helix repeat-containing protein yields the protein MYVNGTSTSNVIFDFINQTSSNSIKINSTGISNINYAEIKNAYNGIYLDNSASTITNCKIHNCTYGIKTNYNTPTIETNKIYDNSYGIYSYQGTPKITDNYIYNIAGYGITINGSTNTFIRKNTLSYCHGGIYAYGNQSIKLRGYSGYSYGLNLIQNYYSDKILYVTGGTADLGEYGYSSYLEGQNNFIKNSTPVIANSTANEILAEKNYWNGTPQTSWFAGSISYDPYLSSANSSAGSTLDKNLGVESDKLLLAEATELSDMKSLVSSSEKFKQLIAEYPESKYAGLAIAWDMSLNKSEGNLYSQKEYLMNNIKHENKLVRENSLLWLETLHSEAGEVKEAENIVQLTSPEETIGTEIRLNYANDLLNLYNEKEKAEEVFNDILKYNKSDDIDYTINVIKEMSNYSENNLKNIQNLAKDIEIGTEPIINKYELFSNYPNPFNPATK from the coding sequence TTGTACGTAAATGGAACTTCAACATCTAATGTAATATTTGATTTTATTAATCAAACATCCTCAAATTCCATAAAAATAAATTCTACTGGTATATCAAATATTAATTATGCAGAAATAAAAAATGCATATAATGGGATATATTTAGATAATTCGGCATCCACAATAACAAATTGTAAAATACATAATTGTACTTACGGTATAAAGACAAATTATAATACGCCTACAATAGAAACAAACAAAATATACGACAATTCTTATGGTATCTATTCATATCAAGGTACACCCAAAATTACTGATAATTATATATACAATATTGCCGGTTATGGAATAACAATAAATGGCTCAACAAATACATTTATTAGAAAAAATACTCTAAGTTATTGCCATGGTGGCATATATGCTTATGGTAACCAATCAATAAAATTAAGAGGTTATTCTGGTTACTCTTATGGACTAAATCTAATTCAAAATTATTACTCTGATAAAATACTTTACGTTACTGGCGGAACAGCAGATTTAGGAGAATATGGCTATTCTTCATATTTGGAAGGACAAAATAATTTTATAAAAAATTCCACTCCGGTAATAGCTAATTCTACAGCAAATGAAATCCTTGCCGAGAAAAATTATTGGAACGGAACACCACAAACATCTTGGTTTGCAGGAAGTATTTCCTACGATCCATATCTTTCATCTGCCAATTCATCAGCGGGATCAACCTTAGACAAAAATTTAGGAGTTGAATCAGATAAATTGTTACTAGCAGAGGCCACTGAATTGAGCGATATGAAATCATTAGTAAGCAGCTCTGAAAAATTCAAGCAATTGATAGCTGAATATCCCGAATCAAAATATGCCGGTCTAGCAATTGCTTGGGATATGTCATTAAATAAATCGGAAGGAAATCTTTATTCACAAAAAGAATATCTAATGAATAATATAAAACATGAAAATAAATTAGTAAGGGAAAATTCATTACTGTGGTTAGAAACACTTCATTCCGAAGCTGGAGAAGTTAAAGAAGCAGAAAATATAGTTCAATTAACATCTCCGGAAGAAACAATAGGAACTGAGATTAGACTAAACTATGCAAATGATTTACTAAACTTATACAATGAAAAAGAAAAAGCAGAAGAAGTTTTTAATGATATTTTAAAATACAATAAATCGGATGATATTGATTATACAATAAACGTTATAAAAGAAATGTCAAATTATTCTGAAAATAACTTAAAAAATATTCAAAATCTTGCAAAGGATATAGAAATAGGTACTGAACCAATAATTAACAAATACGAACTATTTAGCAATTATCCCAACCCATTTAACCCAGCGACAAAATAA
- the infB gene encoding translation initiation factor IF-2: MVEDKNGNFKTQSEIELQKRKSGLKIVGKMDLTERKQTKPVKEKENIVPKAKTTEAVSQAADDEFEVDADGKKRKKKLKVKNKSKSIEISEESIKAKKNKKVKKFTIDKREVDASIKRTLQGVGNTGLGERAAVRKKKRKEKHEMQEEIFEQKQFEKNTKLSVTEFIAVNELANLMKVSVSEVISKCIGLGLMVSINQRLDVETITLIADDFGFEVEFQEEYTSDVLEDSKDDEETLEPRPPIVTIMGHVDHGKTSLLDYIRKTNVVAGEAGGITQHIGAYKVEFSEGKEITFLDTPGHEAFTAMRARGARVTDIVILIVAADDAVMPQTVEAINHSLAAGVPIIIAINKVDKPGANIDKIKQQLADRKVLVEDWGGKYQCVEISAKTGLNIDLLLEKILLEAEILELKANHKRLARGTVIETQLDKGRGITSTILIQKGTMRIGDPFVAGNYHGRVRAMFDERNSKMDFAGPSTPVLVLGFEGAPQAGDTFVVVESEREAREVAIKRQQLQREQDQRQVRMVTLDDIASRIGKGELKDLPIIVKGDVDGSVEALSDSLMKLSNSEVRVQVIHKGVGAISEGDVLLATASDAIIIGFHVRPNTNARKLAEAEKVDIRLYNIIYDAITEVKSALEGMLAPIISEKLVATLEVRDTFKVPKVGTIAGCYVQDGKVIRNNKIRLFRDGVKIYEGSLASLKRFKDDVREVDAGYECGLNIHNFNDIKVGDIIESFELVETKQKLES; this comes from the coding sequence ATTGTTGAAGATAAAAATGGAAATTTCAAGACGCAATCTGAAATTGAATTGCAGAAGAGAAAATCCGGATTAAAAATTGTCGGAAAAATGGATCTGACTGAACGGAAACAAACTAAACCGGTTAAAGAAAAAGAAAATATAGTACCTAAAGCTAAAACCACCGAGGCAGTTTCTCAAGCTGCGGATGATGAATTTGAAGTAGATGCCGATGGTAAAAAAAGGAAAAAGAAACTTAAAGTAAAAAATAAATCTAAATCGATTGAGATTAGTGAAGAATCAATTAAAGCCAAGAAGAATAAAAAAGTTAAAAAGTTCACTATAGATAAAAGAGAAGTTGATGCTTCAATTAAAAGAACACTGCAGGGAGTAGGCAATACGGGCTTAGGTGAAAGAGCCGCGGTTCGTAAGAAAAAAAGAAAAGAAAAACATGAAATGCAGGAAGAAATTTTTGAACAGAAACAGTTCGAAAAAAATACAAAATTATCGGTAACTGAGTTTATTGCCGTTAATGAATTAGCAAATTTAATGAAAGTATCGGTGAGCGAAGTAATATCAAAATGCATTGGCTTAGGATTAATGGTTTCTATTAATCAAAGATTAGATGTTGAAACAATTACATTGATTGCTGATGATTTTGGTTTTGAAGTTGAATTTCAAGAAGAATATACCTCAGATGTTCTGGAAGATTCTAAAGATGATGAAGAGACATTGGAACCGCGTCCTCCAATAGTAACAATTATGGGACACGTTGATCATGGAAAAACTTCTTTGCTGGATTATATAAGAAAAACCAACGTAGTTGCGGGTGAAGCTGGCGGAATTACACAGCACATTGGAGCTTATAAAGTAGAATTTAGCGAAGGAAAAGAGATTACGTTTTTGGATACTCCTGGTCATGAGGCATTTACAGCGATGAGAGCAAGAGGAGCAAGAGTAACTGATATTGTAATTCTTATTGTTGCAGCAGATGATGCGGTAATGCCGCAAACTGTTGAAGCCATAAATCACTCGCTTGCCGCCGGTGTTCCAATAATTATTGCAATAAATAAAGTAGATAAGCCAGGCGCAAATATTGATAAAATAAAACAGCAATTGGCGGATAGAAAAGTTTTAGTTGAAGATTGGGGCGGTAAATACCAATGTGTTGAAATTTCGGCAAAAACCGGATTAAACATTGATTTACTTCTTGAAAAAATTCTTCTTGAAGCTGAAATTCTTGAACTTAAAGCCAATCATAAAAGATTAGCAAGAGGAACCGTAATTGAAACTCAGCTTGATAAAGGCAGAGGAATTACTTCAACAATTCTAATTCAAAAAGGAACAATGAGAATTGGCGATCCCTTCGTTGCCGGTAATTATCATGGAAGAGTTAGAGCGATGTTCGATGAAAGAAATTCCAAAATGGATTTTGCAGGACCCTCTACTCCTGTATTGGTTTTAGGATTTGAAGGCGCGCCTCAAGCAGGTGATACATTTGTAGTTGTTGAATCTGAAAGAGAAGCAAGAGAAGTTGCGATTAAACGTCAGCAGCTTCAGCGCGAACAAGATCAGCGACAGGTTAGAATGGTAACTTTGGATGATATTGCCAGTCGAATAGGTAAAGGTGAATTAAAAGATCTTCCGATTATTGTTAAAGGTGATGTTGACGGTTCTGTTGAAGCTCTTTCTGATTCCTTAATGAAATTATCAAACAGTGAAGTAAGAGTACAGGTTATACACAAAGGTGTTGGCGCTATTTCTGAAGGTGATGTACTTTTGGCAACAGCTTCAGATGCTATTATCATCGGGTTCCACGTTAGACCAAACACAAATGCAAGAAAATTAGCCGAAGCCGAGAAAGTAGATATTAGATTATATAATATTATTTACGACGCAATCACTGAAGTTAAATCCGCTTTGGAAGGAATGCTTGCTCCTATTATTTCTGAAAAACTCGTTGCTACATTGGAAGTAAGAGACACTTTCAAAGTTCCAAAAGTTGGAACTATTGCCGGATGCTATGTACAAGACGGTAAAGTTATAAGGAATAATAAAATTAGATTATTTAGAGACGGTGTAAAAATATATGAAGGTTCTTTGGCATCATTGAAGAGATTTAAAGACGACGTTCGTGAAGTTGACGCTGGTTATGAGTGCGGTCTTAATATTCATAATTTTAATGATATTAAAGTCGGTGATATTATTGAATCTTTTGAACTTGTTGAAACAAAACAAAAACTTGAATCATAA
- the rpsO gene encoding 30S ribosomal protein S15, with the protein MSVTKEKKLELIKKFGVSEKDSGKAEVQVAILTERINDLKDHFSSHSKDHASRRGLMKMVGKRRRLLDYIKRKDVARYRTLIQELNIRK; encoded by the coding sequence ATGTCGGTTACAAAAGAAAAAAAACTTGAATTAATTAAGAAATTTGGTGTTAGCGAAAAAGACAGCGGAAAAGCGGAAGTTCAAGTTGCAATTTTAACAGAAAGAATTAACGATTTGAAAGATCATTTTTCAAGTCATTCAAAAGATCATGCTTCAAGAAGAGGTTTGATGAAAATGGTTGGTAAAAGAAGAAGATTATTGGATTATATTAAGAGAAAAGATGTGGCAAGATACAGAACTTTAATTCAAGAATTAAATATTAGAAAATAA
- the rbfA gene encoding 30S ribosome-binding factor RbfA produces MILKSVILLNLLNLLKQNKNLNHNNVITSRKISNLVKETLGLIFLQKVKDPGLGFITILRAKVSPDLKIANIYISVYEKEKREYVMKHIESIKGFLRSELAKRVNLRITPELNFFLDDTQDYVDKMNEILNSLKNADKERNEEN; encoded by the coding sequence ATGATATTAAAGTCGGTGATATTATTGAATCTTTTGAACTTGTTGAAACAAAACAAAAACTTGAATCATAATAATGTCATTACGTCAAGAAAAATATCGAATCTTGTTAAAGAAACCTTAGGCTTAATTTTTCTGCAGAAAGTTAAAGATCCTGGTTTAGGATTTATTACAATTTTACGCGCTAAAGTAAGTCCGGATCTAAAAATCGCAAATATATACATTTCCGTTTATGAAAAGGAAAAACGCGAATATGTAATGAAACATATAGAATCTATCAAAGGATTCTTGAGATCCGAATTAGCTAAAAGAGTAAATTTAAGAATTACACCCGAATTGAATTTTTTCTTGGATGATACGCAGGATTATGTAGATAAAATGAATGAAATTTTGAATTCACTGAAAAATGCTGATAAAGAAAGAAACGAAGAAAATTAA
- a CDS encoding helix-turn-helix domain-containing protein — MNFKETCDFLGIHPSTLNKWKANNKIPYKRLGKRIFFQREEILNSLKSSNYYKIKIDYSQYN; from the coding sequence ATGAATTTCAAGGAAACTTGTGATTTTTTGGGAATTCATCCATCTACGTTAAATAAATGGAAAGCAAATAATAAAATCCCTTATAAAAGACTTGGTAAAAGAATATTTTTTCAAAGAGAAGAAATACTAAACTCTCTTAAATCATCCAATTACTATAAAATAAAAATAGATTACAGTCAATATAATTGA
- a CDS encoding dicarboxylate/amino acid:cation symporter codes for MRKIELHWQIFAALIIAVLFGIYLTEYVFLISWMGKVFLRALNMIVIPLLLSSIISGVANIGGGDNLGRLGLKTFSYYMSTSLLAILVGLLLVNLLKPGVGADLGFVKEVEGLKSSGESLGETLINIIPSNLFKAFIEGKMLSIIFFSLLFGFFITKADEKYRNNLTDFFNSTFEVMMKLTMFIIKFTPLGILGLVSGIVAEQAGDIDALISIFSRLGIYSIAVLLGLIIHGSVTLPILLRLIGKVNPLKHFRAMRIPLLTAFSTSSSGATLPLTMEAVEYNSGVSNKITSFTLPLGATINMDGTALYECVAAIFIAQAYGIDLTVTQQIIVIFTSLLASIGAASVPMAGLVMITIILTAIGLPLEGIGLILAVDRILDMSRTVINVWSDSCGAVIIAKSEGEILNV; via the coding sequence ATGAGAAAAATAGAATTACATTGGCAAATTTTTGCGGCTTTAATTATTGCAGTACTATTTGGAATATATTTGACAGAATATGTTTTCTTGATAAGTTGGATGGGAAAAGTTTTTTTAAGAGCGTTAAATATGATTGTTATTCCTCTACTTTTAAGCTCAATTATTTCCGGAGTCGCGAATATTGGCGGCGGAGATAATTTAGGAAGACTAGGCCTTAAAACATTTTCATATTATATGTCAACTAGTCTTTTAGCAATTTTGGTTGGATTATTATTAGTAAACCTTCTAAAACCAGGAGTTGGAGCTGATTTGGGCTTTGTAAAAGAAGTTGAAGGCTTAAAATCTTCCGGCGAATCTTTGGGTGAAACTCTAATTAACATAATTCCTTCAAATTTATTCAAAGCTTTTATAGAAGGAAAAATGCTGTCCATAATTTTTTTCTCACTATTATTCGGTTTTTTTATAACAAAGGCCGATGAAAAATATAGAAATAATCTAACGGATTTCTTCAATTCAACATTTGAAGTTATGATGAAATTGACAATGTTCATCATAAAATTTACTCCATTAGGTATTTTAGGATTAGTCTCGGGAATTGTTGCCGAACAGGCCGGCGATATAGACGCACTTATATCAATTTTTAGTCGTCTTGGGATTTATTCAATTGCGGTTTTGCTTGGGTTAATAATTCATGGTTCTGTAACTTTACCTATTTTATTAAGGTTAATCGGAAAAGTAAATCCTTTAAAGCATTTTAGAGCGATGAGAATCCCTTTGTTAACCGCATTTTCTACATCTTCATCTGGCGCAACACTGCCATTAACAATGGAAGCCGTCGAGTATAATTCGGGTGTTTCAAATAAAATAACGAGTTTTACATTACCTTTGGGCGCTACAATAAATATGGATGGAACTGCGCTTTATGAATGTGTTGCAGCAATTTTTATTGCACAAGCTTATGGGATAGATTTAACTGTTACTCAACAAATAATTGTTATATTTACTTCGTTGCTTGCGTCAATTGGTGCAGCCAGCGTTCCAATGGCGGGCTTGGTTATGATTACAATTATATTAACTGCTATTGGTTTGCCTCTAGAAGGTATTGGGCTAATTTTAGCTGTTGATAGAATTTTGGATATGAGCAGAACAGTTATTAATGTTTGGAGCGACAGCTGCGGTGCAGTTATAATAGCTAAAAGTGAAGGTGAAATTTTAAATGTTTAA